CTCGAAGGTGCGGTCCAGCTCCAACCGGCCGATAACGCTTCGCATGGTGGTCTGGGCCAACTGCGTGGACGCGAACTGGTAGTTGTTGATTCCGTAGGAGGCCTTGCCGGCGTCGATCACCTGCAGATAGAGAATGCCGTCCACCTCCACCGAGATGTTGTCCTGCGTGATGCAGGTCTGAGGCGGAACGTCCACCGCCTGCTCCTTGAGCGTATGCCGGTAGGCGACCTTGTCCACGAACGGCGTCAGGACATGGAACCCGGCCTTCAACGTGGCCCGGTACTTGCCCAGGCGCTCCACGATGAAGGCGGACCTCTGTGGAACGATCCGGATGGTCTTGAAAAACGCGATCAGCGCCAACAAGATCAGGCCGATCAGAACAACCGTGCTCATGTCCACCATGGTCACCTCCCGGCATTTCCGATGCCGATGAAATCAGATCTTCTTCACTGTCAGCGTCAGATTTTCCTTGTCCAGGATCTCGACCGCCGCGCCTTCGCGAATCCTCTCCCCGGACTCGGCTTCCCACGTGGTGCCCCGGTAATCGACGCGGCCGGTGCGGTCGGACCGGATCTCACGGGTCACCAGCGCGCGCCCGCCCACGAATTCGTCGGAGTCGACGCCGCCGGCCGCCGGCCGAGGGCGGTTGATCCTCCCCTTGATCCGGTTTCGGAAGACCAGCAGCAGCACGACGGACGAAACCACGAACACTCCCAACTGCAGGTTCAGGGAGATCTCCGACGTCATGCAGAGGAGGGCCACCAGCCAGGCGCCCAAAGCGAAGAAGATGAGGACCACTCCGGGATTGGCGAACTCCATGAGCAGCAGGACGACTCCCAGC
This window of the Acidobacteriota bacterium genome carries:
- a CDS encoding NfeD family protein: MDSLQEWLRPQFLWFGLGVVLLLMEFANPGVVLIFFALGAWLVALLCMTSEISLNLQLGVFVVSSVVLLLVFRNRIKGRINRPRPAAGGVDSDEFVGGRALVTREIRSDRTGRVDYRGTTWEAESGERIREGAAVEILDKENLTLTVKKI